Within Bacillus sp. FJAT-45350, the genomic segment GCTCGCCATCATTCAACTGGGAAGCTAACCTTGACAAAGCAACAATCGAAGAATACCAAAGAGAACTTGGAAAAATGGGTTACAAATTCCAATTCGTTACACTTGCAGGATTCCATGCACTTAACTACAGCATGTTTGAACTTGCTCGTGGATACAAAACTCGTGGAATGGGTGCATACTCTGAGCTTCAACAAGCTGAATTTGCTGCTGAAGAGTTTGGTTACACTGCAACTCGTCACCAACGTGAAGTTGGAACTGGTTACTTCGATGAAGTGGCACAAACTATTACAGGTGGGACTTCTTCAACAACTGCTCTTAAAGGGTCTACTGAAGAAGCACAATTCCAAAAATAATAATCTTCATATGAAACTCCGTCCATTGGGCGGAGTTTTTAAGCGCTTACCAGGAAATTAAAAAATACTTAAGCAGTGGATAAGTGAAAGCTTATCCAAAGAAGGGCAATGGCTCCTTGGACTACGCGTATAGCGCCAAGAAACCCACTTGTCACTATACTTTTAAACAGGTAGTGGCTCCGCACATTTCTTTAAACAAGGCTGTTACAAAAGGTCTGCTTTTGACCTTTTGTCCCAGCCTCCGAAGCAATGAGCGAAGTCGCCACATCTTTTACAAGGATTGAAAGGAGTGGTATTTTCTTTCAAGGCGCGTAGCGGACGGAGCCATTGCACCCTTTATTTAAGACTTGTGCCTCAACCTCTTTTGTTCTGCGCTAAAAATTGATACAAAAGATATAATGATCATTTCAGTAAAATTCTTTGCCTTTGGATGTAAATAAATATAAATAGCACTGAGTAAAATGCTATCTCAGTGCTGTCTTAAATATAATTCTATAAAAAAATAGTGGGAAGCCATAACCTTATAGTTGTAATTCTTCTTCAGAAATTAAAATTCCATCTGTGTCAGCATAAACAAACTGACCTGGAATCCAGTTAATTCCTGCAAATTGAACAGGAACATTTTCTTCCCCTTTTCCTTGTTTAATGCTTTTAATCGGGTTAGTCCCTAAAGCAAAAACTCCAATTTTCATTTCGTTAATTTGACCAGAGTCTCTAATGCAGCTATTGATTATCACACCTGCTAGGTTTCTAGAAACAGCAATTTCAGCAAGGTTATCTCCCATTAATGCGCACTTTCTTGATCCAGCACCATCAACGACTAGAACACTTCCCTCAGGGATTTCTTGTAGTGCTTTTTTAACAAGGACATTGTCTTCAAAAACTCTTACTGTACAGATTGGTCCTGAAAATGCCTTTTTCTTTCCGAAGTGTGAAAAAACTGGCTCAGCAAGTTTTACTTTTTCTACATGTACATCACAAATATCAGCAGTATGTAGTGTCATATTTAAAGTACCTCCTAAAAAGAATATAGTGTAAATATTCGATATTTTCGTTTATTTTTCCTGCGCTTTAGTTCAATAAATGATAACTTATGACAAAAAAGTACTTTTTCTTAATTTTTTTGCGTAAAAATAAGATGATTTAATAGAGTAAAGAGGAAATTTTTGATACAATCAAAACAGTCTACGATGAAGAAGAGACAGTTAGTGAATGATTGCTTTTTCTACGAGGCACTACTATTATTAGAGTGATAATGGTACATAACTAAGGAGGAATAATAATGAAAATGATGGATGCAAACGAAATTATTCAATTTATCTCAACTAGTGTTAAGAAAACACCGGTTAAAGTACATATTAAAGGTCAGCTAGAAGGTATTGACTTTGGTGCAGATACAAAAGCATTTATTACTGGTAATGTAGGAGTTCTTTTCGGTGATTGGGAGCAAATCGATGCTGCAATCAAAGCGAACGAAGGACAAATTGAAGATTATGTTGTAGAAAATGACCGTCGTAACTCAGCGGTACCTCTAATTGACATGAAAAATATCAAAGCTCGTATTGAGCCAGGTGCAATAATTCGTGACCAAGTTGAAATTGGTGACAATGCTGTTATTATGATGGGGGCTTCAATTAATATTGGTTCAGTAATCGGTGAAGGTACAATGATCGATATGAACGCAGTACTTGGTGGACGAGCTACTGTTGGTAAGAACTGTCACGTTGGTGCAGGTTCTGTATTAGCTGGTGTTATTGAGCCACCTTCAGCTCAACCAGTAATCGTTGAAGATGATGTAGTAATTGGTGCAAACGTAGTTGTTCTAGAAGGCGTAAGAGTTGGAAAAGGTGCTGTAGTTGCAGCTGGAGCTATTGTAACTGAAGATGTACCACCAAACACTGTTGTCGCTGGTACACCTGCTCGTGTAATTAAAGAAATCGATGAAAAAACAAAAGGAAAAACTGAAATCAAGCAAGAGCTACGTCGTTTAAATGACTAAAAGAGTAAGATAAAAGTGGTGTTCACTTTTTAATCTTTCTCGGAGCAATGAGCGAAGCCGTTGTAATCTTTTTAAAGCCTTACTAGGAGTGTTTTTTCCTAGGGAGGTGAACAACGTGCGAAGCCATTGATACTACACGATATTCTATACAAGAAATTTACTGGCATTCATTAGGCTAATCTAAGCTTGATGGATGCCACATTTATAAGAAGAAAAGGGGTAGTTATGATGACAGATTGGCAAAACCTCGACCAAACATACATGATGTCAACATATAATCGTTTACCGATTGCCATTGAGAAAGGTGTAGGAAACCGATTGTATGATGTGAACGGAAAGTCATACTTAGACCTTTTTACAGGACTTGCTGTTAATATACTAGGGCATTCCCACCCTGAGATTGTGCGTACAATTAAGGAGCAAGGTGAAAAGTTTCTTCATATTTCTAATGTTTTCTTAAATCCACCTGCAATTCAATTGGCGGAAAAGCTTATAAAGAACACAATTGACGGCAAAGTGTTCTTCGTAAATTCAGGTGCCGAGGCAACAGAAGCAACTTTAAAGCTAGTTCATAAGTGGACAAAGGAACAACCAGAAAAAAGAAATGGGATTGTTGTTCTTCAAAAAAGCTTCCATGGTAGAACACTTGGAGCGTTAAAATTAACTAGGCAACCAGGGGTGTATCAGGACTTTCCTGTAACAGACACACCTGTATATGAAATAGAGCCAGAAAATGTTGAAGCGCTTAAAGAGGTATTAAGAACGAAAAAGCCAGCTGCAGTCATTATGGAACCTGTATTAGGATCAGGGGGTATTGTTCCGTTAACTGAAGAATATTTGAAACAAGTATCAGCACTTTGTAAAGAGTACGGCGCCCTTTGTTGTATGGATGAAATTCAAACAGGAATTGGGCGTACTGGTAAGCTATTCGCCTATCAGTATGCAGGGGTCACACCAGATGTCATTCTTTTTGCTAAAGGTGTAGGTGGAGGATTACCACTTGGAGGGATAATAGTAGGACAACATATTAGTCATTTGTTCAAGCCGGGTGACCACGGGACTACTTTTGCACCTGCTCCACTAAGTGCTGCGCTAGGTAATACAGTAATGAAAGTACTACTAGAAGATGGGCAATTAGAAAAGGGAAGAAAACAAGCTGACTATTTAATGAGTAAATTAACAAGCTTAAAGGAAAAATACCCAACATTAGTGTCTGAGATTCGAGGTAAAGGAATGATGTTAGGAATTGTTACGAAAGTCGATCCTGAATCTGCGAAAGATTTACAGCGAAAAATGCTATCAGATGGTTTTTTAGTTGATGTAACACAACAAACTATTATTCGCTTATTGCCTCCGTTAACATTACTCAAGGAGGAAGTAGACCAATTTGTTGAAACATTTGAAACAAATTTGCTCACTCTTGAGAAAGAGGTCACTTCGTAATGAATAAAGACAAGCTCATTGACATTCGTCGTCAATTACATCAAATACCAGAACTTGGCTATGAAGAAGTAAAGACGCAAGCATTTTTATTGGATTATATTAACTCTTTACCTCAAGAGAATTTGGAACAAAAAACTTG encodes:
- the rraA gene encoding ribonuclease E activity regulator RraA, which produces MTLHTADICDVHVEKVKLAEPVFSHFGKKKAFSGPICTVRVFEDNVLVKKALQEIPEGSVLVVDGAGSRKCALMGDNLAEIAVSRNLAGVIINSCIRDSGQINEMKIGVFALGTNPIKSIKQGKGEENVPVQFAGINWIPGQFVYADTDGILISEEELQL
- the dapD gene encoding 2,3,4,5-tetrahydropyridine-2,6-dicarboxylate N-acetyltransferase, which produces MKMMDANEIIQFISTSVKKTPVKVHIKGQLEGIDFGADTKAFITGNVGVLFGDWEQIDAAIKANEGQIEDYVVENDRRNSAVPLIDMKNIKARIEPGAIIRDQVEIGDNAVIMMGASINIGSVIGEGTMIDMNAVLGGRATVGKNCHVGAGSVLAGVIEPPSAQPVIVEDDVVIGANVVVLEGVRVGKGAVVAAGAIVTEDVPPNTVVAGTPARVIKEIDEKTKGKTEIKQELRRLND
- a CDS encoding aspartate aminotransferase family protein; translated protein: MTDWQNLDQTYMMSTYNRLPIAIEKGVGNRLYDVNGKSYLDLFTGLAVNILGHSHPEIVRTIKEQGEKFLHISNVFLNPPAIQLAEKLIKNTIDGKVFFVNSGAEATEATLKLVHKWTKEQPEKRNGIVVLQKSFHGRTLGALKLTRQPGVYQDFPVTDTPVYEIEPENVEALKEVLRTKKPAAVIMEPVLGSGGIVPLTEEYLKQVSALCKEYGALCCMDEIQTGIGRTGKLFAYQYAGVTPDVILFAKGVGGGLPLGGIIVGQHISHLFKPGDHGTTFAPAPLSAALGNTVMKVLLEDGQLEKGRKQADYLMSKLTSLKEKYPTLVSEIRGKGMMLGIVTKVDPESAKDLQRKMLSDGFLVDVTQQTIIRLLPPLTLLKEEVDQFVETFETNLLTLEKEVTS